The Streptomyces aurantiacus genome includes a region encoding these proteins:
- a CDS encoding DapH/DapD/GlmU-related protein: protein MSNDRLMRIRSAEFQAMAERVLRVTALTSRLNVLPFEDEAGKAELFAQILGKALPPRVTIYPPFFTDHGLNLDLAERVFINQNCTFLDYAGIRLGERVMIGPKVTFITGGHPVDPEERQLYLTGAPIDVAENVWIGAGATILPGVTIGRDAVVAAGAVVADDVPPASLVTGSKATVHRTW, encoded by the coding sequence ATGTCCAACGACCGTCTCATGCGCATTCGAAGCGCCGAGTTCCAGGCCATGGCCGAGAGGGTGCTGCGGGTCACCGCGCTCACCTCCCGACTGAACGTCCTGCCCTTCGAGGACGAGGCGGGCAAGGCGGAACTTTTTGCACAGATCCTCGGCAAGGCGCTGCCGCCGAGAGTCACGATCTATCCGCCCTTCTTCACGGACCATGGCCTGAACCTCGACCTCGCCGAGCGCGTTTTCATCAACCAGAACTGCACGTTCCTGGACTATGCCGGCATCCGTCTCGGCGAGCGCGTGATGATCGGACCGAAGGTCACGTTCATCACCGGCGGTCACCCGGTTGATCCCGAGGAGCGGCAGTTGTACCTCACCGGCGCACCCATCGACGTGGCAGAGAATGTGTGGATCGGTGCCGGTGCCACGATCCTTCCCGGCGTCACCATCGGCCGTGACGCCGTGGTCGCCGCCGGCGCGGTCGTGGCCGACGACGTTCCGCCGGCCAGCCTGGTGACCGGCAGCAAGGCGACCGTGCACCGGACGTGGTGA
- a CDS encoding LysR family transcriptional regulator, whose product MDTKALRTFVRAAELGRLRHVADELGVTQQAVSKRIAALERELEVRLFTRTAQGVELTLDGQAFLPHARSIVAGVERAVTAVGPGSRALRIDVLGLRSAQAVVLHDYWRSHPETHLDVVTLRVDDPRKAAAAVEAGDIDASFRTVTDPDSLPPDLHMTHAFDSPLELLVGPRHPLASARRLTPAHLRKHRIWVPGIAPHSEWAEFYDQLTTAFDLRIDAAGPHFGDDVLLDTLADSADVATLVGARDRYVWPTNHDLRRIPVVNPTLAYPLSLIVPRANPHPGLRGIVTHLTNLPRLPETAWRPSWAPTPPPRGSDVPDAHRSRARQK is encoded by the coding sequence GTGGACACCAAGGCACTGCGAACGTTCGTCCGGGCGGCCGAGCTGGGCCGACTGCGGCACGTGGCCGACGAACTGGGCGTGACGCAACAGGCCGTCTCCAAGCGGATCGCCGCCCTGGAGCGTGAGCTGGAAGTCCGTCTGTTCACGCGTACGGCCCAAGGGGTGGAGCTGACGCTCGACGGTCAGGCGTTCCTCCCTCACGCGCGGAGTATCGTCGCGGGCGTCGAGCGTGCCGTCACCGCGGTCGGGCCGGGCTCCCGGGCCCTTCGGATCGACGTTCTCGGCCTGCGCAGCGCCCAGGCCGTCGTTCTGCACGACTACTGGCGGTCCCACCCCGAAACGCACCTCGACGTGGTGACCCTCCGGGTCGACGACCCGCGCAAGGCGGCCGCGGCCGTCGAAGCGGGCGACATCGACGCCTCGTTCCGTACCGTCACCGACCCGGACAGTCTGCCGCCGGACCTGCACATGACGCACGCGTTCGACTCGCCTCTGGAACTTCTCGTCGGCCCGAGGCATCCGCTCGCCTCCGCGCGAAGACTGACGCCGGCCCACTTGCGCAAGCACCGGATATGGGTGCCGGGCATCGCGCCCCACAGCGAATGGGCGGAGTTCTACGACCAGCTCACCACCGCATTCGACCTGCGCATCGACGCGGCGGGCCCGCACTTCGGCGACGACGTACTCCTCGACACCCTCGCGGACTCCGCGGACGTGGCCACCCTCGTCGGGGCACGCGACCGGTACGTCTGGCCGACGAACCACGACCTGCGCCGCATTCCCGTGGTGAATCCGACCCTCGCGTACCCGCTCTCCCTCATCGTCCCGAGAGCGAATCCACATCCAGGACTCCGTGGAATCGTCACCCACCTCACAAACCTGCCAAGGCTCCCGGAAACGGCCTGGCGTCCCTCCTGGGCGCCGACGCCACCACCACGCGGCAGCGACGTCCCCGACGCGCACAGGTCCCGAGCCCGGCAGAAGTGA
- a CDS encoding erythromycin esterase family protein translates to MRTHRVDAAKPGSNEHTLDKARQDDYVLDMRTAPDSARTWLDKPRTTWNIGAGWPDPMEYEIALGEAHDILIHLNEVEATRYLGTP, encoded by the coding sequence ATGCGCACCCACCGGGTGGACGCCGCGAAGCCGGGCTCCAACGAACACACCCTGGACAAGGCCCGCCAGGACGACTATGTCCTGGACATGCGCACCGCCCCCGACTCCGCGCGCACATGGCTGGACAAGCCGCGCACCACCTGGAACATCGGCGCCGGATGGCCCGACCCCATGGAGTACGAGATCGCCCTCGGTGAGGCGCACGACATTCTCATCCACCTGAACGAAGTCGAAGCGACCAGGTATCTCGGCACCCCTTGA
- a CDS encoding amylo-alpha-1,6-glucosidase — translation MTAAPPGPAFSVHDIPFSAHGSWFGISPVLAEKVRAEDLHLVSHQNGMHAVLRFVPLEPSTGDRAPTDVRATPSRLTWTGTGGRIELAYEAPDTVRLRGEGMGLRVTAAAHTLTPFSGTYFYRDPVDGAHTFTSYETGRRYRLTALSGTVTDVSGAQTLGAADRGLTVAGEADGSWDIAVEELDSARRPYRSSSTFGQVAKAAQRSFTEFVDEVAPWRTSATPAAELAAYVVWSATVRPAGLVTRPAVLMSKHWMDKVWSWDHCFNALALAPGSPDLAWDQYSLPFDHQDDSGALPDSVTHSEVLYNFVKPPVHGWALGHLRRRLPEPLGRAELARAYDRLARWTDFWLTARRAPRAALPHYQHGNDSGWDNATTFDPERVVVTADLSAFLILQLRELAGLAAELDRPDDARRWTRTADETQAAMVDQLWNGERFVARGVHSGDTWTSAGLLDLMPIALGEHLPKSISGVLAARIEAHLTVHGLATELPGSPHYRADGYWRGPIWAPATVLIEDGLRRAGHPHLADEISTRFRALCETHGFAENFDALTGTGLRDRAYTWTASSYLLLAEAHELRCGEAASSASVFTEVPSRRSAPRTT, via the coding sequence ATGACCGCCGCCCCGCCCGGCCCGGCCTTCTCCGTCCACGACATTCCGTTCAGTGCGCACGGATCCTGGTTCGGTATCTCTCCCGTGCTCGCGGAGAAGGTGCGCGCCGAGGACCTCCACCTCGTCTCGCACCAGAACGGCATGCACGCCGTCCTGCGTTTCGTCCCGCTGGAGCCGTCCACGGGTGACCGGGCGCCGACCGACGTCCGAGCGACACCGAGCCGGCTCACCTGGACCGGCACGGGCGGCCGCATCGAACTCGCCTACGAGGCGCCGGACACCGTCCGCCTGCGCGGTGAGGGCATGGGCCTGCGTGTCACCGCGGCGGCGCACACCCTGACCCCCTTCAGCGGAACCTACTTCTACCGCGACCCGGTGGACGGCGCCCACACGTTCACCTCCTACGAGACCGGACGCCGCTACCGTCTCACCGCGCTGTCCGGCACGGTGACGGACGTGTCCGGCGCCCAGACCCTGGGCGCCGCCGACCGAGGTCTCACCGTTGCCGGCGAGGCGGACGGGTCGTGGGATATCGCGGTCGAGGAACTCGACAGCGCGCGACGCCCCTACAGGTCGTCGTCGACGTTCGGGCAGGTGGCAAAGGCCGCGCAGCGCTCGTTCACCGAGTTCGTCGACGAGGTGGCCCCGTGGCGCACGTCGGCCACTCCGGCAGCCGAACTCGCCGCCTACGTGGTGTGGTCCGCGACCGTGCGGCCTGCGGGCCTGGTCACCCGTCCCGCGGTGCTGATGTCCAAGCACTGGATGGACAAGGTCTGGAGCTGGGACCACTGCTTCAACGCCCTCGCACTGGCCCCCGGATCGCCGGATCTCGCCTGGGACCAGTACTCACTGCCCTTCGACCACCAGGACGACAGTGGCGCCCTCCCCGATTCGGTCACCCACTCCGAAGTCCTCTACAACTTCGTCAAACCGCCTGTCCACGGCTGGGCTCTGGGCCACCTGCGCCGACGGCTCCCCGAACCCCTCGGCAGAGCCGAACTGGCCCGGGCGTACGACAGACTGGCCCGCTGGACGGACTTCTGGCTCACGGCCCGGCGCGCCCCCCGAGCCGCCCTGCCCCATTACCAGCACGGCAACGACAGCGGCTGGGACAACGCCACCACCTTCGACCCCGAACGGGTCGTCGTCACCGCCGACCTGTCCGCGTTCCTCATCCTCCAGCTGCGCGAACTCGCGGGCCTGGCCGCCGAACTGGACCGGCCGGACGACGCCCGCCGCTGGACGCGTACGGCTGACGAGACCCAGGCCGCGATGGTCGACCAGCTCTGGAACGGCGAAAGGTTCGTCGCACGCGGCGTCCACAGCGGCGACACCTGGACCAGCGCCGGCCTCCTCGACCTGATGCCCATCGCGCTGGGCGAGCACCTGCCCAAGAGCATCAGCGGCGTGCTGGCCGCCCGCATCGAGGCCCACCTGACCGTGCACGGACTGGCCACCGAACTGCCCGGCTCGCCCCACTACCGTGCCGACGGCTACTGGCGCGGCCCGATCTGGGCCCCCGCGACCGTCCTGATCGAGGACGGCCTGCGCCGCGCCGGTCACCCGCACCTGGCGGACGAGATCAGTACCCGGTTCCGTGCCCTGTGCGAGACCCACGGCTTCGCGGAGAACTTCGACGCCCTGACCGGGACGGGCCTGCGCGACCGCGCCTACACCTGGACCGCCAGCAGCTACCTCCTGCTCGCCGAGGCCCACGAACTCCGCTGCGGCGAGGCTGCATCATCGGCTTCAGTTTTCACCGAGGTGCCTTCAAGGCGTTCGGCACCGAGGACAACGTGA
- a CDS encoding carbohydrate ABC transporter permease: MLFPVYWMLNVSFTRDQDMRKSPPDLFPADATLEGYRAVVDQQLPHLGTSLVIGLGTVVLTVALAAPAGYALAKLRPRGGGLLGFVLLAAQMIPGIIMAMGFYAIYLSLGLLQSVPGLIVADSTLAVPFAVLIFTAFMSGIPGELLQAARTDGAGAVRTFWSIVLPMSRNAVVTVSLFAFLWSWSDFVFASTLASGGAHQPITLGIYQYIGNNNQEWNAIMATAVVASLPAAVILVLAQRYVAAGVTAGAVKD, translated from the coding sequence ATGCTCTTCCCGGTCTACTGGATGCTGAACGTGTCCTTCACCCGCGACCAGGACATGCGCAAGAGCCCGCCGGACCTGTTCCCCGCCGACGCCACTCTGGAGGGCTACCGGGCCGTCGTCGACCAGCAGTTGCCCCACCTCGGCACCAGCCTCGTCATCGGCCTGGGCACCGTCGTGCTGACCGTGGCTCTGGCGGCCCCCGCCGGATACGCGCTGGCCAAGCTGCGCCCGCGTGGCGGTGGCCTGCTCGGTTTCGTCCTGCTGGCCGCCCAGATGATTCCCGGCATCATCATGGCGATGGGCTTCTACGCCATCTACCTGAGCCTCGGCCTGCTCCAGTCCGTGCCAGGCCTCATCGTCGCCGACTCCACCCTGGCCGTCCCCTTCGCCGTACTCATCTTCACCGCCTTCATGTCCGGCATCCCCGGTGAACTGCTGCAGGCAGCCAGGACGGACGGAGCGGGTGCCGTACGGACCTTCTGGTCCATCGTCCTGCCGATGAGCCGCAACGCCGTCGTCACGGTGTCACTGTTCGCGTTCCTGTGGTCCTGGTCCGACTTCGTCTTCGCCAGCACCCTCGCGAGCGGCGGCGCCCACCAGCCGATCACCCTCGGCATCTACCAGTACATCGGCAACAACAACCAGGAGTGGAACGCCATCATGGCCACCGCCGTCGTGGCCTCGTTGCCGGCCGCGGTCATCCTCGTCCTCGCCCAGCGCTACGTCGCCGCCGGTGTGACCGCCGGAGCCGTGAAGGACTGA
- a CDS encoding carbohydrate ABC transporter permease, producing MKHTTRLPDRPPVHERAGAATTAPAPARTTTRRPTSQQWAAWGFLAPVVLYLTLFYAYPLYRNIDLSLRDYTVRSFVQGDAPFTGLQNYLTVFDDPTFGPALVHTVVFTAVSLLLQYAIGLALALFFTQHFRLSATLRALFLVPWLLPLIVSASTWSWMLNSDSGIVNAALHAVGVGPVNWLTSPDWSLTSVILANVWIGVPFNLVVLYSGLQSIPAGLYEAAALDGANAWQRFWRITFPLLRPVSAITLLLGLVYTLKVFDIIWIMTKGGPADSSTTFATWSYQLGFGNLLPAFGPGAAVGNLLVVAALVFGLIYMRVQRKQGLS from the coding sequence ATGAAGCACACGACACGGCTGCCGGACCGACCGCCCGTGCACGAACGGGCCGGGGCGGCGACCACCGCCCCGGCCCCGGCACGCACCACCACCCGCCGCCCCACCTCCCAGCAATGGGCCGCCTGGGGATTCCTCGCCCCCGTGGTCCTCTACCTCACCCTCTTCTACGCCTATCCGCTCTACCGCAACATCGATCTGAGCCTGCGCGACTACACCGTCCGTTCCTTCGTCCAGGGCGACGCACCCTTCACGGGCCTGCAGAACTACCTGACCGTCTTCGACGACCCCACCTTCGGCCCCGCGCTCGTGCACACCGTGGTGTTCACCGCCGTGTCCCTGCTCCTCCAGTACGCCATCGGCCTGGCGCTCGCGCTCTTCTTCACCCAGCACTTCCGTCTCTCGGCGACCCTGCGCGCGCTGTTCCTGGTGCCCTGGCTGCTGCCGCTGATCGTGTCGGCCTCGACCTGGTCGTGGATGCTCAACAGCGATTCGGGGATCGTCAACGCCGCCCTGCACGCCGTCGGTGTCGGCCCGGTGAACTGGCTGACCTCACCGGACTGGTCACTGACCTCGGTGATCCTCGCCAACGTCTGGATCGGCGTGCCGTTCAACCTGGTGGTCCTCTACAGCGGCCTGCAGTCGATCCCCGCCGGCCTGTACGAGGCGGCGGCCCTCGACGGGGCGAACGCCTGGCAGCGGTTCTGGCGCATCACCTTCCCGCTGCTCCGCCCCGTCTCGGCCATCACACTGCTGCTGGGCCTCGTCTACACACTCAAGGTCTTCGACATCATCTGGATCATGACCAAGGGCGGCCCGGCGGACTCGTCCACCACTTTCGCCACCTGGTCCTACCAACTCGGCTTCGGCAACCTGCTCCCCGCCTTCGGCCCCGGAGCGGCTGTCGGGAACCTGCTCGTCGTCGCCGCTCTGGTCTTCGGCCTGATCTACATGCGGGTCCAGCGAAAGCAGGGGTTGTCATGA
- a CDS encoding sugar ABC transporter substrate-binding protein, translating into MNRSAGRRLTAAALTVVAVTTGATACSSGGGSGSSAKAADSGTYTVWDPYPQFDKSSEWAELLDDCGTKAGVKVKRTAFDTSDLTNKALLAAQQDNSADVLVVDNPVVSTLAEAGVLTTTDDNKLDTSQVDPNLLAAGQTDGKTYGTPIGANTLALYYNKAVLKKAGVDIASVTDWKTLTAALAKVDAAGKKGITFSATGTEEGSFQFLPWFWGAGAQLTELDSAEAVSALSLWNDWLKKGYAPNSVINNTQTTSWQEFASGDYAFAENGTWQLAGAEKAGFDYGVIPVPGAEGGNAAAPTGGEFVTVPVQGETDRYATSQKLVSCLTSAQNLLATDTTLSYVAPTAAVQDKQVAADAKLKPWVDAVKAAKGRTSDDLGTKYPKISEQLWKAVQRALSGSASPKDALGSAQSAVK; encoded by the coding sequence ATGAACAGATCTGCCGGCCGGCGTCTCACCGCCGCAGCCCTCACCGTCGTAGCCGTCACCACCGGCGCCACCGCCTGTTCCTCGGGCGGCGGGAGCGGCAGCTCCGCGAAGGCCGCGGACAGCGGCACGTACACCGTCTGGGACCCGTATCCGCAGTTCGACAAGAGCTCGGAATGGGCCGAGCTGCTCGACGACTGCGGCACCAAGGCCGGCGTGAAGGTGAAGCGGACGGCCTTCGACACCAGTGACCTGACCAACAAGGCACTGCTGGCGGCGCAGCAGGACAACTCCGCGGACGTCCTCGTCGTCGACAACCCGGTCGTGTCGACCCTCGCCGAGGCAGGGGTGCTGACCACGACCGACGACAACAAGCTGGACACCTCGCAGGTGGACCCCAACCTCCTCGCCGCGGGACAGACGGACGGAAAGACGTACGGCACACCGATTGGTGCGAACACCCTGGCCCTCTACTACAACAAGGCGGTGCTGAAGAAGGCCGGAGTGGACATAGCCTCCGTCACGGACTGGAAGACACTGACCGCGGCTCTGGCGAAGGTCGACGCGGCGGGCAAGAAGGGCATCACCTTCTCCGCGACCGGGACCGAGGAGGGCAGCTTCCAGTTCCTTCCGTGGTTCTGGGGCGCGGGCGCCCAACTGACCGAACTGGACTCGGCCGAGGCCGTCTCGGCGCTGTCACTGTGGAACGACTGGCTGAAGAAGGGCTACGCCCCCAACTCGGTCATCAACAACACCCAGACCACCAGCTGGCAGGAGTTCGCGAGCGGCGACTACGCGTTCGCCGAGAACGGCACCTGGCAGCTCGCGGGCGCCGAGAAGGCCGGCTTCGACTACGGAGTCATCCCCGTCCCGGGCGCCGAGGGCGGCAACGCCGCGGCCCCGACGGGCGGTGAGTTCGTCACCGTCCCGGTGCAGGGCGAGACCGACCGCTACGCCACCTCGCAGAAGCTCGTGTCCTGCCTGACGAGCGCGCAGAACCTGCTCGCCACCGACACCACCCTGTCCTACGTCGCCCCCACCGCCGCGGTCCAGGACAAGCAGGTGGCCGCCGACGCCAAGCTGAAGCCCTGGGTCGACGCGGTCAAGGCGGCCAAGGGGCGCACCAGTGACGACCTCGGCACCAAGTACCCCAAGATCTCCGAGCAGTTGTGGAAGGCGGTCCAGAGGGCCCTCAGCGGGTCGGCGTCGCCCAAGGACGCGCTCGGGTCCGCACAGTCCGCCGTCAAGTAG
- a CDS encoding LacI family DNA-binding transcriptional regulator — MNIGEIARRAGVSRSTVSYALSGKRPVSEDTRQKIQQVIDELGYQPNASARALANGRTNTIGLVFPPAGNHYTGMQLDFIGSVTEAAAAYDYDVLLSPSGADSDRSFQRLLGERRVDGAILMEIRLEDDRLDHLAAVDFPSVAIGRTANPQGSWWVGLDHTALAAACVHHLADLGHRRIAFVNRPEQLLRAGYESAHRGLEGFTKAAAERGLTVRTYCCGDDAASGLACLERILHDDPATTALVTLNEAALGGLYRGLAAAGRHVPRDFSVTGVVASRWAETVTPQLTAADVPAEQMGRLAVELLVERLDHPGTPARHHLLAPPISLRASTAPAGTRPADPAPDFGPSTTS; from the coding sequence GTGAACATCGGTGAGATTGCCAGGCGGGCCGGTGTCTCGCGGAGCACCGTGTCCTACGCGCTGAGCGGTAAGCGCCCCGTGTCCGAGGACACCCGCCAGAAGATCCAACAGGTCATCGACGAGCTGGGCTACCAGCCCAACGCCAGTGCGCGGGCCCTCGCCAACGGCCGGACCAACACCATCGGTCTGGTCTTCCCGCCGGCCGGGAACCACTACACCGGCATGCAGCTGGACTTCATCGGCAGCGTCACGGAAGCCGCCGCGGCCTACGACTACGACGTGCTGCTCTCGCCGAGCGGCGCGGACAGCGACCGCTCGTTCCAGCGGCTGCTGGGCGAACGCAGGGTCGACGGCGCGATCCTGATGGAGATCCGCCTCGAGGACGACCGGCTCGATCACCTCGCCGCGGTGGACTTCCCCTCCGTCGCCATCGGCCGCACCGCCAACCCGCAGGGCAGCTGGTGGGTGGGCCTGGACCACACGGCACTCGCGGCGGCGTGCGTGCACCACCTCGCGGACCTGGGCCACCGCAGGATCGCCTTCGTGAACCGGCCCGAGCAACTCCTGCGGGCCGGGTACGAGTCCGCCCATCGAGGGCTCGAAGGCTTCACCAAGGCCGCGGCGGAGCGCGGGCTGACCGTCCGGACGTACTGCTGCGGGGACGACGCCGCCTCCGGCCTCGCCTGCCTGGAACGGATCCTGCACGACGACCCCGCCACCACCGCCCTGGTCACCCTGAACGAGGCCGCGCTCGGCGGCCTCTACCGAGGGCTGGCCGCGGCCGGCCGCCATGTGCCACGCGACTTCTCCGTCACCGGCGTCGTGGCGAGCCGGTGGGCCGAGACGGTGACTCCGCAGCTCACCGCGGCCGACGTACCGGCGGAACAGATGGGCCGCCTCGCCGTCGAGTTGCTCGTCGAGCGGCTCGACCACCCCGGCACCCCGGCTCGGCACCATCTGCTCGCGCCGCCGATCTCGTTGCGAGCGAGCACCGCGCCCGCCGGTACCAGGCCGGCCGACCCGGCCCCCGACTTCGGTCCCTCCACCACTTCCTGA
- a CDS encoding cellulosome protein, translating into MLAVPSAGMAQAAEQERLVIDLGTDTGAFHGGASGSLYGIYGDGAPSRNLIEGMHLRTVSTKAQDGPQHPGADALEILPPFVDSGGKDVYIYMTDIYRGFPYEWPGADGPARLADFQEKIKKQVRQVLTMGGYQDHVVYVPFNEPEGNMFGTGNWSYDKTSWLSDPKDFFAAWKETYRLIRSMDPDARIAGPNTSVLYDQVKGFLQYAKANDVVPDVMTWHELSSPAAVRTSVARYRQWEREIGIGPLPINVNEYGHNYHLSVPGQVVQWVSAIEDSKIDADLAYWNIDGNLNDSAVDANKGNGQWWLFNAYGQMTGHTVRVTAPHPNQQYTLQGVATLDEEKKQSRAIFGGKAGDADIVFDNVDPKLFGKTVHATVQEIPWTGQVGDSAQPLRLADQEVRVGADGTVTLPMTGMNEMSAYQVILSPGGNGGAPAEPSVGWRKTYEAENAAYTGKGYSRNGPEGTPSDVGKFATSGNYNVGGLRTGSDGVLSFDVDVPRDGTYDLSVFANSYNLYDLVKEQGPTNVFLRVDGGSPQELRLPLGYKWVVWGHTDTTVRLTAGKHKITLAAQDPDLGVTKGDAIIDKIDLSLRDENVTRPASYEAEYATLAGTRPRYGYPEVSGPGAAPLPKGASATFWVHSPADGEAAVSLDHLGGGRAKVSLNGEKLDIPKVGAARKGTDVVRMFLSAGVNKVTVTGASGQLVLDRLRVAPSSGNLVPKVYQAEAGTLSGAAKATGAYTFATGGRSVTDIGNGKANALTLDVVAERAGRHAVTIRYSNAEQAPATHYNPDPIARHADLSVNGETARRILFPTTFHFNSFRDLTVPVTLKKGANRLTFTADELPDFDGDTHNQYGQRSPYAPVIDQVSVTPLTEK; encoded by the coding sequence ATGCTTGCCGTACCGTCCGCCGGCATGGCGCAGGCAGCGGAACAGGAACGGCTCGTGATCGATCTCGGCACCGACACCGGCGCCTTCCACGGCGGGGCCAGCGGCTCGCTGTACGGGATCTACGGCGACGGGGCACCGAGCCGCAACCTCATCGAGGGCATGCACCTGCGCACGGTGTCCACCAAGGCGCAGGACGGTCCGCAGCACCCCGGCGCGGACGCGCTGGAGATCCTGCCTCCGTTCGTGGACTCCGGTGGCAAGGACGTCTACATCTACATGACGGACATCTACCGGGGCTTCCCGTACGAGTGGCCGGGTGCCGACGGTCCCGCGAGGCTCGCCGACTTCCAGGAGAAGATCAAGAAGCAGGTCCGGCAGGTCCTGACCATGGGCGGCTACCAGGACCACGTCGTCTACGTCCCCTTCAACGAACCCGAAGGGAACATGTTCGGCACCGGCAACTGGAGTTACGACAAGACCTCCTGGCTCTCGGACCCCAAGGACTTCTTCGCGGCCTGGAAGGAGACCTACCGCCTCATCAGGAGCATGGACCCGGACGCACGGATCGCAGGCCCGAACACCTCCGTCCTCTACGACCAGGTCAAGGGCTTCCTGCAGTACGCCAAGGCCAACGACGTCGTCCCGGACGTGATGACCTGGCACGAGTTGTCCAGCCCCGCCGCGGTCCGCACGAGCGTCGCCAGGTACCGGCAGTGGGAGCGCGAGATCGGCATCGGTCCACTGCCCATCAACGTCAACGAGTACGGGCACAACTACCACCTCTCCGTCCCCGGTCAGGTGGTGCAGTGGGTCTCCGCCATCGAGGACTCCAAGATCGACGCGGATCTGGCCTACTGGAACATCGACGGCAACCTCAACGACTCGGCCGTCGACGCCAACAAGGGCAACGGCCAGTGGTGGCTGTTCAACGCCTACGGCCAGATGACCGGCCACACCGTGCGGGTGACCGCCCCGCACCCCAACCAGCAGTACACCCTCCAGGGTGTGGCCACGCTCGACGAGGAGAAGAAGCAGTCCCGGGCCATCTTCGGCGGCAAGGCCGGTGACGCCGACATCGTCTTCGACAACGTGGACCCGAAGCTGTTCGGGAAGACGGTCCACGCCACCGTCCAGGAGATCCCGTGGACCGGGCAGGTCGGCGACTCGGCGCAGCCTCTGCGACTCGCCGACCAGGAGGTCCGGGTCGGCGCCGACGGCACCGTCACCCTCCCCATGACCGGCATGAACGAGATGTCCGCCTACCAGGTCATCCTCTCCCCCGGCGGAAACGGCGGCGCACCCGCCGAGCCCTCCGTCGGCTGGCGCAAGACCTACGAGGCGGAGAACGCCGCCTACACCGGCAAGGGCTACTCCAGGAACGGCCCCGAAGGCACACCCTCCGACGTCGGGAAGTTCGCGACGTCCGGCAACTACAACGTCGGCGGGCTGCGCACCGGCTCCGACGGCGTGCTCTCCTTCGACGTGGACGTCCCGCGGGACGGCACGTACGACCTGAGCGTCTTCGCCAACTCCTACAACCTGTACGACCTCGTCAAGGAGCAGGGGCCGACCAACGTCTTCCTGCGCGTCGACGGCGGCTCTCCGCAGGAGCTGCGGCTGCCGCTCGGTTACAAGTGGGTGGTCTGGGGCCACACCGACACCACGGTGAGACTGACCGCCGGCAAGCACAAGATCACGCTGGCCGCACAGGACCCCGACCTCGGCGTCACCAAGGGCGATGCCATCATCGACAAGATCGACCTGTCACTGCGCGACGAGAACGTGACGCGGCCCGCGAGCTACGAGGCCGAGTACGCCACCCTCGCCGGAACCCGGCCCCGCTACGGCTATCCCGAGGTCTCGGGACCGGGTGCGGCCCCGCTGCCCAAGGGTGCCTCCGCGACCTTCTGGGTCCACTCCCCCGCCGACGGCGAGGCCGCCGTGTCCCTCGACCACCTCGGCGGCGGCCGGGCGAAGGTGTCCCTCAACGGCGAGAAGCTCGACATCCCCAAGGTGGGAGCCGCCAGGAAGGGCACGGACGTCGTGCGGATGTTCCTGTCCGCGGGCGTCAACAAGGTCACCGTCACCGGCGCCTCGGGCCAACTGGTCCTCGACCGGCTGCGGGTCGCGCCGTCCAGCGGCAACCTGGTGCCCAAGGTGTACCAGGCGGAGGCCGGCACGCTGAGCGGCGCCGCCAAGGCCACCGGGGCGTACACCTTCGCCACGGGCGGCAGGTCGGTCACCGACATCGGCAACGGAAAGGCCAACGCCCTCACCCTCGACGTCGTCGCCGAGCGGGCCGGACGGCACGCGGTGACCATCCGCTACTCCAACGCCGAACAGGCACCCGCCACCCACTACAACCCCGACCCGATCGCACGCCATGCCGACCTCTCCGTGAACGGGGAAACGGCGCGCCGGATCCTGTTCCCGACCACCTTCCACTTCAACAGCTTCCGGGACCTGACCGTCCCCGTCACGCTCAAGAAGGGCGCGAACCGACTCACCTTCACAGCCGATGAGTTGCCGGACTTCGACGGCGACACCCACAACCAGTACGGCCAGCGCTCCCCGTACGCGCCGGTGATCGACCAGGTCTCCGTCACGCCGCTGACGGAGAAGTAG
- a CDS encoding NUDIX domain-containing protein yields MKVRHKARAILFDGGRLVFLRRGWPGCLPYCTAVGGSVEPEDAGLEAALRREVMEEIGATIGPATEVFTLTEPGRTTAVVQHYFLADVLDMDLGRRHGPELDDPDSGVHEPVRVTPDIPAVLALNLQPAEFARFVLDHVTAWGAQ; encoded by the coding sequence ATGAAGGTCCGTCACAAGGCGCGCGCGATACTTTTCGATGGCGGACGGCTGGTGTTCCTGCGCCGGGGATGGCCTGGCTGCCTCCCGTACTGCACTGCTGTCGGCGGGAGCGTCGAGCCCGAAGACGCCGGTCTCGAAGCGGCCCTGCGCCGTGAGGTCATGGAGGAGATCGGCGCCACGATCGGCCCGGCCACCGAGGTCTTCACCTTGACCGAACCGGGCAGGACGACCGCCGTCGTCCAGCACTACTTCCTCGCCGACGTGCTGGACATGGACCTGGGCCGCCGCCACGGCCCCGAACTCGACGATCCCGACAGCGGCGTCCACGAACCGGTCCGGGTCACGCCGGACATCCCGGCCGTCTTGGCACTCAACCTCCAGCCGGCCGAGTTCGCCCGATTCGTGCTCGACCATGTCACGGCATGGGGCGCCCAGTGA